In Ciconia boyciana chromosome 3, ASM3463844v1, whole genome shotgun sequence, a genomic segment contains:
- the BORCS6 gene encoding LOW QUALITY PROTEIN: BLOC-1-related complex subunit 6 (The sequence of the model RefSeq protein was modified relative to this genomic sequence to represent the inferred CDS: deleted 1 base in 1 codon; substituted 2 bases at 2 genomic stop codons): protein MSGSGRWGASARALWAEMVAQXDPLLGEHGGGVRRAATSARCCYPSGAHPLLPPRQSPCEDGASGTPLHQAPPISAKRRPLWPRLGQSXATQTLGATPASAGRPIRADTNSGHAPVSESRARSAKRTEGVGGSPCEGRRPIGRHTNSRGRAPARPAANRGGRKQAAARPLVGGGAPASRHASPAMEVPALRLAAAAGLPAAAEEGPGREAAGRRRDERSLEALSLAAGGGAAAGRQLPEGRRATLASALELEGTVLREGRLTQFVANNLERRIRLSGAPRGEPAAAAGGGGGSIPAIDPGALQDVVALAGQVAAQVDELLRNVHCGLQALTALSVGCIQTYRDGVESLGEAADLSIRAMYALVARCEELDRAMQPVPALAKRIRDMKGTLERLEGLCK, encoded by the exons ATGAGCGGGTCGGGTCGCTGGGGAGCGTCTGCCCGGGCTTTGTGGGCTGAGATGGTGGCGCAATAGGATCCGCTGCTAGGAGAACATGGCGGGGGAGTGAGAAGAGCAGCCACCAGCGCC CGGTGTTGTTACCCGAGCGGGGCACACCCCCTTCTGCCCCCGCGCCAATCGCCGTGCGAGGATGGCGCGAGCGGCACGCCTCTCCACCAGGCGCCGCCAATCTCGGCGAAACGGCGGCCTCTCTGGCCCCGCCTCGGCCAATCGTAAGCGACACAAACACTTGGGGCCACGCCCGCTTCCGCAGGCCGCCCAATCCGGGCAGACACAAACAGCGGACACGCCCCAGTCTCCGAGTCACGGGCCCGCAGTGCGAAGCGAACGGAGGGGGTGGGCGGTTCTCCTTGCGAGGGCCGCCGGCCAATCGGGCGGCACACAAACAGCCGCGGCCGCGCCCCCGCGCGCCCCGCAGCCAATCGAGGGGGACGTAAACAGGCGGCGGCGCGCCCCCTGGTGGGCGGTGGCGCGCCGGCGAGCAGGCACGCGTCGCCCGCCATGGAGGTGCCGGCGCTGCGGCtcgcggcggccgccgggctCCCGGCCGCGGCGGAGGAGGGACCCGGCCGtgaggcggcggggcggaggcGGGACGAGCGCAGCCTGGAGGCGCTGAGCCTggccgcgggcggcggggcggcggcggggcggcagctgccggaggggcggcgggcgacGCTGGCGAGCGccctggagctggaggggaCGGTGCTGCGCGAGGGGCGCCTCACCCAGTTCGTGGCCAACAACCTGGAGCGGCGGATCCGGCTGAGCGGCGCCCCGCGGGGcgagccggcggcggcggcggggggcggcggcggctctaTCCCCGCCATCGACCCCGGGGCGCTGCAGGACGTGGTGGCCCTGGCCGGGCAGGTGGCGGCGCAGGTGGACGAGCTGCTGCGCAACGTGCACTGCGGCCTGCAGGCCCTGACGGCCCTCAGCGTCGGCTGCATCCAGACCTACCGCGACGGCGTGGAGAGCCTGGGCGAGGCGGCCGACCTCAGCATCCGCGCCATGTACGCGCTGGTGGCGCGCTGCGAGGAGCTGGACCGCGCCATGCAGCCCGTGCCCGCCCTGGCCAAGCGCATCCGCGACATGAAGGGCACCCTGGAGCGGCTGGAGGGGCTCTGCAAGTAG